One window from the genome of Anomalospiza imberbis isolate Cuckoo-Finch-1a 21T00152 chromosome 13, ASM3175350v1, whole genome shotgun sequence encodes:
- the HDC gene encoding histidine decarboxylase isoform X4, which translates to MEPEEYRQRGKEMVDYICQYLSNVRERRVTPDVQPGYMRAQLPDSAPVDPDSWDNIFGDIEKIIMPGVVHWQSPHMHAYFPALTSWPSLLGDMLADAINCLGFTWASSPACTELEMNVMDWLAKMLGLPDKFLHHHPDSVGGGVLQSTVSESTLVALLAARKNKILEMKVSEPDTDESSLNSRLVAYASDQAHSSVEKAGLISLVKIKFLPVDENFSLRGETLKKAIAEDRKKGLVPVFVCATLGTTGVCAFDNLSELGPVCDAEGLWLHIDAAYAGTAFVCPEFRLFLDGIEYADSFTFNPSKWMMVHFDCTGFWVKDKYKLHQTFSVNPVYLRHANSGAAIDFMHWQIPLSRRFRSLKLWFVLRSFGVKKLQAHVRQGTETAKFFESLVKSDPLFEIPAKRHLGLVVFRLKGPNWLTEKLLKELSSSGRLFLIPATIHDKFIIRFTVTSQFTTREDILQDWSIIQHTAAQIISQNYGLHYINSGDGAGIPTTIVQPTSDAISNVPQLYLDGGKYKTPSRKTVVQPKKLSVSPSKKKTARSLSCTSVPVTGNLEQCNPKAAATDKKESRANARVLSRLPEDMMMFKKDTYSHPVLKAVHSDRWIFPLIQNYYSQEIQARGHCSRW; encoded by the exons ATGGAGCCTGAGGAGTACAGACAGAGAG GGAAAGAGATGGTGGATTACATTTGCCAGTACCTGAGCAATGTGAGAGAGAGACGGGTGACTCCTGATGTACAGCCAGGTTACATGAGAGCCCAGCTGCCAGACTCTGCCCCAGTGGACCCAGACAGCTGGGACAATATCTTTGGAGATATAGAGAAGATTATTATGCCAGGG GTAGTCCATTGGCAAAGTCCACACATGCATGCCTACTTTCCAGCTCTAACTTCTTGGCCTTCACTCCTTGGAGATATGTTGGCTGACGCAATTAACTGCTTGGGATTCACATGG gcctccagcccagcctgtaCAGAACTGGAAATGAATGTGATGGATTGGTTGGCTAAAATGCTGGGCCTTCCAGATAAATTCCTGCACCACCATCCTGATAGTGTGGGTGGAGGAGTATTACAG AGCACTGTGAGCGAATCAACCTTGGTTGCACTGCTGGCAGCAAGGAAGAACAAAATTCTGGAGATGAAGGTTTCTGAGCCAGACACTGATGAGTCCTCGCTCAATTCTCGCCTTGTCGCTTATGCATCTGACCAA gcACATTCCTCTGTAGAAAAGGCTGGCTTGATTTCTCTTGTGAAGATAAAATTTCTGCCTGTGGATGAGAACTTTTCCCTCAGAGGTGAAACTTTGAAGAAAGCCAttgcagaagacagaaaaaaaggccTAGTGCCAGTCTTT gTTTGTGCAACGTTGGGTACAACTGGTGTCTGTGCTTTTGACAATCTTTCAGAACTGGGTCCAGTTT GTGATGCTGAGGGACTCTGGCTTCATATTGATGCTGCATATGCAGGAACAGCATTTGTATGTCCTGAATTTCGATTGTTTTTGGATGGAATTGAATATGCAGATTCCTTTACTTTTAATCCTTCTAAGTGGATGATGGTCCATTTTGACTGCACTGGATTTTG GGTTAAAGATAAATACAAGTTGCATCAAACCTTCAGTGTTAACCCTGTCTACCTCAGACATGCCAATTCAGGAGCTGCAATTGACTTCATG CACTGGCAGATTCCACTGAGTCGTCGATTCCGTTCTTTGAAGCTGTGGTTTGTGCTTCGTTCATTTGGGGTGAAAAAGCTTCAAGCTCATGTCCGACAG GGTACTGAAACAGCCAAATTCTTTGAATCCTTGGTTAAAAGTGACCCACTCTTTGAAATTCCTGCCAAGAGACATCTTGGGCTGGTTGTATTTCGCCTAAAG GGTCCCAATTGGCTGACAGAAAAACTCCTGAAAGAACTGAGCAGTTCTGGCAGGCTCTTCCTCATTCCAGCAACCATCCACGACAAGTTCATCATCCGCTTTACTGTGACATCTCAGTTCACAACCAGGGAAGATATTCTGCAGGACTGGAGCATCATTCAACACACTGCAGCCCAAATTATTAGCCAGAATTATGGGTTGCACTACATCAATTCTGGTGATGGGGCAGGAATCCCCACTACAATAGTTCAGCCTACTTCTGATGCCATTAGCAATGTTCCTCAGCTTTACTTAGATGGAGGAAAATACAAAACACCTTCTAGAAAAACAGTAGTACAGCCTAAGAAATTATCAGTAAGTCCTA GCAAGAAAAAGACAGCACGTTCCCTTAGCTGCACCAGTGTGCCAGTGACTGGTAATCTGGAGCAATGTAACCCCAAAGCAGCAGCCACTGACAAGAAGGAGTCTCGTGCAAATGCCAGAGTTCTTTCCAGGCTGCCTGAAGACATGATGATGTTCAAAAAAG ATACCTACAGTCACCCTGTCTTGAAGGCAGTGCACTCAGACAGATGGATCTTCCCTCTGATCCAGAACTACTATTCCCAG GAAATACAGGCGAGAGGGCACTGCAGTAGATGGTAG
- the HDC gene encoding histidine decarboxylase isoform X1 has translation MEPEEYRQRGKEMVDYICQYLSNVRERRVTPDVQPGYMRAQLPDSAPVDPDSWDNIFGDIEKIIMPGVVHWQSPHMHAYFPALTSWPSLLGDMLADAINCLGFTWASSPACTELEMNVMDWLAKMLGLPDKFLHHHPDSVGGGVLQSTVSESTLVALLAARKNKILEMKVSEPDTDESSLNSRLVAYASDQAHSSVEKAGLISLVKIKFLPVDENFSLRGETLKKAIAEDRKKGLVPVFVCATLGTTGVCAFDNLSELGPVCDAEGLWLHIDAAYAGTAFVCPEFRLFLDGIEYADSFTFNPSKWMMVHFDCTGFWVKDKYKLHQTFSVNPVYLRHANSGAAIDFMHWQIPLSRRFRSLKLWFVLRSFGVKKLQAHVRQGTETAKFFESLVKSDPLFEIPAKRHLGLVVFRLKGPNWLTEKLLKELSSSGRLFLIPATIHDKFIIRFTVTSQFTTREDILQDWSIIQHTAAQIISQNYGLHYINSGDGAGIPTTIVQPTSDAISNVPQLYLDGGKYKTPSRKTVVQPKKLSVSPSKCVISQQVKGQEDPLDDCFPEDVQNVTKHKLTSFLFSYLSVQGKKKTARSLSCTSVPVTGNLEQCNPKAAATDKKESRANARVLSRLPEDMMMFKKDTYSHPVLKAVHSDRWIFPLIQNYYSQEIQARGHCSRW, from the exons ATGGAGCCTGAGGAGTACAGACAGAGAG GGAAAGAGATGGTGGATTACATTTGCCAGTACCTGAGCAATGTGAGAGAGAGACGGGTGACTCCTGATGTACAGCCAGGTTACATGAGAGCCCAGCTGCCAGACTCTGCCCCAGTGGACCCAGACAGCTGGGACAATATCTTTGGAGATATAGAGAAGATTATTATGCCAGGG GTAGTCCATTGGCAAAGTCCACACATGCATGCCTACTTTCCAGCTCTAACTTCTTGGCCTTCACTCCTTGGAGATATGTTGGCTGACGCAATTAACTGCTTGGGATTCACATGG gcctccagcccagcctgtaCAGAACTGGAAATGAATGTGATGGATTGGTTGGCTAAAATGCTGGGCCTTCCAGATAAATTCCTGCACCACCATCCTGATAGTGTGGGTGGAGGAGTATTACAG AGCACTGTGAGCGAATCAACCTTGGTTGCACTGCTGGCAGCAAGGAAGAACAAAATTCTGGAGATGAAGGTTTCTGAGCCAGACACTGATGAGTCCTCGCTCAATTCTCGCCTTGTCGCTTATGCATCTGACCAA gcACATTCCTCTGTAGAAAAGGCTGGCTTGATTTCTCTTGTGAAGATAAAATTTCTGCCTGTGGATGAGAACTTTTCCCTCAGAGGTGAAACTTTGAAGAAAGCCAttgcagaagacagaaaaaaaggccTAGTGCCAGTCTTT gTTTGTGCAACGTTGGGTACAACTGGTGTCTGTGCTTTTGACAATCTTTCAGAACTGGGTCCAGTTT GTGATGCTGAGGGACTCTGGCTTCATATTGATGCTGCATATGCAGGAACAGCATTTGTATGTCCTGAATTTCGATTGTTTTTGGATGGAATTGAATATGCAGATTCCTTTACTTTTAATCCTTCTAAGTGGATGATGGTCCATTTTGACTGCACTGGATTTTG GGTTAAAGATAAATACAAGTTGCATCAAACCTTCAGTGTTAACCCTGTCTACCTCAGACATGCCAATTCAGGAGCTGCAATTGACTTCATG CACTGGCAGATTCCACTGAGTCGTCGATTCCGTTCTTTGAAGCTGTGGTTTGTGCTTCGTTCATTTGGGGTGAAAAAGCTTCAAGCTCATGTCCGACAG GGTACTGAAACAGCCAAATTCTTTGAATCCTTGGTTAAAAGTGACCCACTCTTTGAAATTCCTGCCAAGAGACATCTTGGGCTGGTTGTATTTCGCCTAAAG GGTCCCAATTGGCTGACAGAAAAACTCCTGAAAGAACTGAGCAGTTCTGGCAGGCTCTTCCTCATTCCAGCAACCATCCACGACAAGTTCATCATCCGCTTTACTGTGACATCTCAGTTCACAACCAGGGAAGATATTCTGCAGGACTGGAGCATCATTCAACACACTGCAGCCCAAATTATTAGCCAGAATTATGGGTTGCACTACATCAATTCTGGTGATGGGGCAGGAATCCCCACTACAATAGTTCAGCCTACTTCTGATGCCATTAGCAATGTTCCTCAGCTTTACTTAGATGGAGGAAAATACAAAACACCTTCTAGAAAAACAGTAGTACAGCCTAAGAAATTATCAGTAAGTCCTAGTAAGTGTGTGATTAGTCAGCAGGTGAAAGGTCAAGAGGATCCTCTGGATGACTGTTTTCCAGAAGATGTCCAAAATGTTACCAAACATAAGTTAACCTCTTTTTTATTCAGCTATTTATCTGTTCAAGGCAAGAAAAAGACAGCACGTTCCCTTAGCTGCACCAGTGTGCCAGTGACTGGTAATCTGGAGCAATGTAACCCCAAAGCAGCAGCCACTGACAAGAAGGAGTCTCGTGCAAATGCCAGAGTTCTTTCCAGGCTGCCTGAAGACATGATGATGTTCAAAAAAG ATACCTACAGTCACCCTGTCTTGAAGGCAGTGCACTCAGACAGATGGATCTTCCCTCTGATCCAGAACTACTATTCCCAG GAAATACAGGCGAGAGGGCACTGCAGTAGATGGTAG
- the HDC gene encoding histidine decarboxylase isoform X3 has translation MEPEEYRQRGKEMVDYICQYLSNVRERRVTPDVQPGYMRAQLPDSAPVDPDSWDNIFGDIEKIIMPGVVHWQSPHMHAYFPALTSWPSLLGDMLADAINCLGFTWASSPACTELEMNVMDWLAKMLGLPDKFLHHHPDSVGGGVLQSTVSESTLVALLAARKNKILEMKVSEPDTDESSLNSRLVAYASDQAHSSVEKAGLISLVKIKFLPVDENFSLRGETLKKAIAEDRKKGLVPVFVCATLGTTGVCAFDNLSELGPVCDAEGLWLHIDAAYAGTAFVCPEFRLFLDGIEYADSFTFNPSKWMMVHFDCTGFWVKDKYKLHQTFSVNPVYLRHANSGAAIDFMHWQIPLSRRFRSLKLWFVLRSFGVKKLQAHVRQGTETAKFFESLVKSDPLFEIPAKRHLGLVVFRLKGPNWLTEKLLKELSSSGRLFLIPATIHDKFIIRFTVTSQFTTREDILQDWSIIQHTAAQIISQNYGLHYINSGDGAGIPTTIVQPTSDAISNVPQLYLDGGKYKTPSRKTVVQPKKLSVSPSKCVISQQVKGQEDPLDDCFPEDVQNVTKHKLTSFLFSYLSVQGKKKTARSLSCTSVPVTGNLEQCNPKAAATDKKESRANARVLSRLPEDMMMFKKGNTGERALQ, from the exons ATGGAGCCTGAGGAGTACAGACAGAGAG GGAAAGAGATGGTGGATTACATTTGCCAGTACCTGAGCAATGTGAGAGAGAGACGGGTGACTCCTGATGTACAGCCAGGTTACATGAGAGCCCAGCTGCCAGACTCTGCCCCAGTGGACCCAGACAGCTGGGACAATATCTTTGGAGATATAGAGAAGATTATTATGCCAGGG GTAGTCCATTGGCAAAGTCCACACATGCATGCCTACTTTCCAGCTCTAACTTCTTGGCCTTCACTCCTTGGAGATATGTTGGCTGACGCAATTAACTGCTTGGGATTCACATGG gcctccagcccagcctgtaCAGAACTGGAAATGAATGTGATGGATTGGTTGGCTAAAATGCTGGGCCTTCCAGATAAATTCCTGCACCACCATCCTGATAGTGTGGGTGGAGGAGTATTACAG AGCACTGTGAGCGAATCAACCTTGGTTGCACTGCTGGCAGCAAGGAAGAACAAAATTCTGGAGATGAAGGTTTCTGAGCCAGACACTGATGAGTCCTCGCTCAATTCTCGCCTTGTCGCTTATGCATCTGACCAA gcACATTCCTCTGTAGAAAAGGCTGGCTTGATTTCTCTTGTGAAGATAAAATTTCTGCCTGTGGATGAGAACTTTTCCCTCAGAGGTGAAACTTTGAAGAAAGCCAttgcagaagacagaaaaaaaggccTAGTGCCAGTCTTT gTTTGTGCAACGTTGGGTACAACTGGTGTCTGTGCTTTTGACAATCTTTCAGAACTGGGTCCAGTTT GTGATGCTGAGGGACTCTGGCTTCATATTGATGCTGCATATGCAGGAACAGCATTTGTATGTCCTGAATTTCGATTGTTTTTGGATGGAATTGAATATGCAGATTCCTTTACTTTTAATCCTTCTAAGTGGATGATGGTCCATTTTGACTGCACTGGATTTTG GGTTAAAGATAAATACAAGTTGCATCAAACCTTCAGTGTTAACCCTGTCTACCTCAGACATGCCAATTCAGGAGCTGCAATTGACTTCATG CACTGGCAGATTCCACTGAGTCGTCGATTCCGTTCTTTGAAGCTGTGGTTTGTGCTTCGTTCATTTGGGGTGAAAAAGCTTCAAGCTCATGTCCGACAG GGTACTGAAACAGCCAAATTCTTTGAATCCTTGGTTAAAAGTGACCCACTCTTTGAAATTCCTGCCAAGAGACATCTTGGGCTGGTTGTATTTCGCCTAAAG GGTCCCAATTGGCTGACAGAAAAACTCCTGAAAGAACTGAGCAGTTCTGGCAGGCTCTTCCTCATTCCAGCAACCATCCACGACAAGTTCATCATCCGCTTTACTGTGACATCTCAGTTCACAACCAGGGAAGATATTCTGCAGGACTGGAGCATCATTCAACACACTGCAGCCCAAATTATTAGCCAGAATTATGGGTTGCACTACATCAATTCTGGTGATGGGGCAGGAATCCCCACTACAATAGTTCAGCCTACTTCTGATGCCATTAGCAATGTTCCTCAGCTTTACTTAGATGGAGGAAAATACAAAACACCTTCTAGAAAAACAGTAGTACAGCCTAAGAAATTATCAGTAAGTCCTAGTAAGTGTGTGATTAGTCAGCAGGTGAAAGGTCAAGAGGATCCTCTGGATGACTGTTTTCCAGAAGATGTCCAAAATGTTACCAAACATAAGTTAACCTCTTTTTTATTCAGCTATTTATCTGTTCAAGGCAAGAAAAAGACAGCACGTTCCCTTAGCTGCACCAGTGTGCCAGTGACTGGTAATCTGGAGCAATGTAACCCCAAAGCAGCAGCCACTGACAAGAAGGAGTCTCGTGCAAATGCCAGAGTTCTTTCCAGGCTGCCTGAAGACATGATGATGTTCAAAAAAG GAAATACAGGCGAGAGGGCACTGCAGTAG
- the HDC gene encoding histidine decarboxylase isoform X2, with the protein MEPEEYRQRGKEMVDYICQYLSNVRERRVTPDVQPGYMRAQLPDSAPVDPDSWDNIFGDIEKIIMPGVVHWQSPHMHAYFPALTSWPSLLGDMLADAINCLGFTWASSPACTELEMNVMDWLAKMLGLPDKFLHHHPDSVGGGVLQSTVSESTLVALLAARKNKILEMKVSEPDTDESSLNSRLVAYASDQAHSSVEKAGLISLVKIKFLPVDENFSLRGETLKKAIAEDRKKGLVPVFVCATLGTTGVCAFDNLSELGPVCDAEGLWLHIDAAYAGTAFVCPEFRLFLDGIEYADSFTFNPSKWMMVHFDCTGFWVKDKYKLHQTFSVNPVYLRHANSGAAIDFMHWQIPLSRRFRSLKLWFVLRSFGVKKLQAHVRQGTETAKFFESLVKSDPLFEIPAKRHLGLVVFRLKGPNWLTEKLLKELSSSGRLFLIPATIHDKFIIRFTVTSQFTTREDILQDWSIIQHTAAQIISQNYGLHYINSGDGAGIPTTIVQPTSDAISNVPQLYLDGGKYKTPSRKTVVQPKKLSVSPSKCVISQQVKGQEDPLDDCFPEDVQNVTKHKLTSFLFSYLSVQGKKKTARSLSCTSVPVTGNLEQCNPKAAATDKKESRANARVLSRLPEDMMMFKKGAFKKLIKFYSVPSFPECSIQCGLQLPCCPLQAIV; encoded by the exons ATGGAGCCTGAGGAGTACAGACAGAGAG GGAAAGAGATGGTGGATTACATTTGCCAGTACCTGAGCAATGTGAGAGAGAGACGGGTGACTCCTGATGTACAGCCAGGTTACATGAGAGCCCAGCTGCCAGACTCTGCCCCAGTGGACCCAGACAGCTGGGACAATATCTTTGGAGATATAGAGAAGATTATTATGCCAGGG GTAGTCCATTGGCAAAGTCCACACATGCATGCCTACTTTCCAGCTCTAACTTCTTGGCCTTCACTCCTTGGAGATATGTTGGCTGACGCAATTAACTGCTTGGGATTCACATGG gcctccagcccagcctgtaCAGAACTGGAAATGAATGTGATGGATTGGTTGGCTAAAATGCTGGGCCTTCCAGATAAATTCCTGCACCACCATCCTGATAGTGTGGGTGGAGGAGTATTACAG AGCACTGTGAGCGAATCAACCTTGGTTGCACTGCTGGCAGCAAGGAAGAACAAAATTCTGGAGATGAAGGTTTCTGAGCCAGACACTGATGAGTCCTCGCTCAATTCTCGCCTTGTCGCTTATGCATCTGACCAA gcACATTCCTCTGTAGAAAAGGCTGGCTTGATTTCTCTTGTGAAGATAAAATTTCTGCCTGTGGATGAGAACTTTTCCCTCAGAGGTGAAACTTTGAAGAAAGCCAttgcagaagacagaaaaaaaggccTAGTGCCAGTCTTT gTTTGTGCAACGTTGGGTACAACTGGTGTCTGTGCTTTTGACAATCTTTCAGAACTGGGTCCAGTTT GTGATGCTGAGGGACTCTGGCTTCATATTGATGCTGCATATGCAGGAACAGCATTTGTATGTCCTGAATTTCGATTGTTTTTGGATGGAATTGAATATGCAGATTCCTTTACTTTTAATCCTTCTAAGTGGATGATGGTCCATTTTGACTGCACTGGATTTTG GGTTAAAGATAAATACAAGTTGCATCAAACCTTCAGTGTTAACCCTGTCTACCTCAGACATGCCAATTCAGGAGCTGCAATTGACTTCATG CACTGGCAGATTCCACTGAGTCGTCGATTCCGTTCTTTGAAGCTGTGGTTTGTGCTTCGTTCATTTGGGGTGAAAAAGCTTCAAGCTCATGTCCGACAG GGTACTGAAACAGCCAAATTCTTTGAATCCTTGGTTAAAAGTGACCCACTCTTTGAAATTCCTGCCAAGAGACATCTTGGGCTGGTTGTATTTCGCCTAAAG GGTCCCAATTGGCTGACAGAAAAACTCCTGAAAGAACTGAGCAGTTCTGGCAGGCTCTTCCTCATTCCAGCAACCATCCACGACAAGTTCATCATCCGCTTTACTGTGACATCTCAGTTCACAACCAGGGAAGATATTCTGCAGGACTGGAGCATCATTCAACACACTGCAGCCCAAATTATTAGCCAGAATTATGGGTTGCACTACATCAATTCTGGTGATGGGGCAGGAATCCCCACTACAATAGTTCAGCCTACTTCTGATGCCATTAGCAATGTTCCTCAGCTTTACTTAGATGGAGGAAAATACAAAACACCTTCTAGAAAAACAGTAGTACAGCCTAAGAAATTATCAGTAAGTCCTAGTAAGTGTGTGATTAGTCAGCAGGTGAAAGGTCAAGAGGATCCTCTGGATGACTGTTTTCCAGAAGATGTCCAAAATGTTACCAAACATAAGTTAACCTCTTTTTTATTCAGCTATTTATCTGTTCAAGGCAAGAAAAAGACAGCACGTTCCCTTAGCTGCACCAGTGTGCCAGTGACTGGTAATCTGGAGCAATGTAACCCCAAAGCAGCAGCCACTGACAAGAAGGAGTCTCGTGCAAATGCCAGAGTTCTTTCCAGGCTGCCTGAAGACATGATGATGTTCAAAAAAGGTGCCTTCAAAAAACTAATTAAATTCTACAGTGTCCCAAGCTTTCCAGAGTGTAGCATTCAGTGTGGCCTTCAGCTGCCTTGTTGTCCTCTGCAGGCCATTGTTTAA
- the HDC gene encoding histidine decarboxylase isoform X5: protein MEPEEYRQRGKEMVDYICQYLSNVRERRVTPDVQPGYMRAQLPDSAPVDPDSWDNIFGDIEKIIMPGVVHWQSPHMHAYFPALTSWPSLLGDMLADAINCLGFTWASSPACTELEMNVMDWLAKMLGLPDKFLHHHPDSVGGGVLQSTVSESTLVALLAARKNKILEMKVSEPDTDESSLNSRLVAYASDQAHSSVEKAGLISLVKIKFLPVDENFSLRGETLKKAIAEDRKKGLVPVFVCATLGTTGVCAFDNLSELGPVCDAEGLWLHIDAAYAGTAFVCPEFRLFLDGIEYADSFTFNPSKWMMVHFDCTGFWVKDKYKLHQTFSVNPVYLRHANSGAAIDFMHWQIPLSRRFRSLKLWFVLRSFGVKKLQAHVRQGTETAKFFESLVKSDPLFEIPAKRHLGLVVFRLKGPNWLTEKLLKELSSSGRLFLIPATIHDKFIIRFTVTSQFTTREDILQDWSIIQHTAAQIISQNYGLHYINSGDGAGIPTTIVQPTSDAISNVPQLYLDGGKYKTPSRKTVVQPKKLSVSPTIYLFKARKRQHVPLAAPVCQ from the exons ATGGAGCCTGAGGAGTACAGACAGAGAG GGAAAGAGATGGTGGATTACATTTGCCAGTACCTGAGCAATGTGAGAGAGAGACGGGTGACTCCTGATGTACAGCCAGGTTACATGAGAGCCCAGCTGCCAGACTCTGCCCCAGTGGACCCAGACAGCTGGGACAATATCTTTGGAGATATAGAGAAGATTATTATGCCAGGG GTAGTCCATTGGCAAAGTCCACACATGCATGCCTACTTTCCAGCTCTAACTTCTTGGCCTTCACTCCTTGGAGATATGTTGGCTGACGCAATTAACTGCTTGGGATTCACATGG gcctccagcccagcctgtaCAGAACTGGAAATGAATGTGATGGATTGGTTGGCTAAAATGCTGGGCCTTCCAGATAAATTCCTGCACCACCATCCTGATAGTGTGGGTGGAGGAGTATTACAG AGCACTGTGAGCGAATCAACCTTGGTTGCACTGCTGGCAGCAAGGAAGAACAAAATTCTGGAGATGAAGGTTTCTGAGCCAGACACTGATGAGTCCTCGCTCAATTCTCGCCTTGTCGCTTATGCATCTGACCAA gcACATTCCTCTGTAGAAAAGGCTGGCTTGATTTCTCTTGTGAAGATAAAATTTCTGCCTGTGGATGAGAACTTTTCCCTCAGAGGTGAAACTTTGAAGAAAGCCAttgcagaagacagaaaaaaaggccTAGTGCCAGTCTTT gTTTGTGCAACGTTGGGTACAACTGGTGTCTGTGCTTTTGACAATCTTTCAGAACTGGGTCCAGTTT GTGATGCTGAGGGACTCTGGCTTCATATTGATGCTGCATATGCAGGAACAGCATTTGTATGTCCTGAATTTCGATTGTTTTTGGATGGAATTGAATATGCAGATTCCTTTACTTTTAATCCTTCTAAGTGGATGATGGTCCATTTTGACTGCACTGGATTTTG GGTTAAAGATAAATACAAGTTGCATCAAACCTTCAGTGTTAACCCTGTCTACCTCAGACATGCCAATTCAGGAGCTGCAATTGACTTCATG CACTGGCAGATTCCACTGAGTCGTCGATTCCGTTCTTTGAAGCTGTGGTTTGTGCTTCGTTCATTTGGGGTGAAAAAGCTTCAAGCTCATGTCCGACAG GGTACTGAAACAGCCAAATTCTTTGAATCCTTGGTTAAAAGTGACCCACTCTTTGAAATTCCTGCCAAGAGACATCTTGGGCTGGTTGTATTTCGCCTAAAG GGTCCCAATTGGCTGACAGAAAAACTCCTGAAAGAACTGAGCAGTTCTGGCAGGCTCTTCCTCATTCCAGCAACCATCCACGACAAGTTCATCATCCGCTTTACTGTGACATCTCAGTTCACAACCAGGGAAGATATTCTGCAGGACTGGAGCATCATTCAACACACTGCAGCCCAAATTATTAGCCAGAATTATGGGTTGCACTACATCAATTCTGGTGATGGGGCAGGAATCCCCACTACAATAGTTCAGCCTACTTCTGATGCCATTAGCAATGTTCCTCAGCTTTACTTAGATGGAGGAAAATACAAAACACCTTCTAGAAAAACAGTAGTACAGCCTAAGAAATTATCAGTAAGTCCTA CTATTTATCTGTTCAAGGCAAGAAAAAGACAGCACGTTCCCTTAGCTGCACCAGTGTGCCAGTGA